A single region of the Hymenobacter siberiensis genome encodes:
- a CDS encoding acetate/propionate family kinase: protein MNIFVLNSGSSSIKYQLFRWPAERPVCSGLVERVGSAQATITHQVFDLQAPANPPAETKLTLPLADHEAGLHEVVRLLTAAPGGIIADPADIAIVGHRVVHGGETYAAATRITAAVKVEIKRLFALAPLHNPANYVGIEVAERVFAQARQVAVFDTAFHQTLPEHAFRYALPTALYTEQRIRKYGFHGTSHQYVAAQAAAYLQKPDARLITIHLGNGCSMAAVRGGQSLDTTMGFSPLAGLVMGTRSGDIDPSVLLYLLGPLGYTTEQVNTLLNKESGMLGLAGSNDMRDIGAALAAGDARAALAYDVYAYRIRQYIGAYAAVLNGLDAIVFTAGVGENDALVRTRVCENMEFFGLTLDEDKNQQRLPGLRELNRPESRVKILVIPTAEELEIARQCADLLSR from the coding sequence GTGAACATTTTCGTTCTCAATTCCGGCAGCAGCTCCATTAAGTATCAGCTGTTTCGCTGGCCGGCCGAGCGGCCCGTGTGCAGCGGACTGGTGGAGCGCGTCGGCTCGGCGCAGGCCACCATTACCCACCAGGTTTTCGACCTGCAGGCCCCCGCCAACCCGCCGGCCGAAACCAAGCTAACCCTGCCGCTGGCCGACCACGAAGCGGGCCTGCACGAAGTGGTGCGCCTGCTCACGGCCGCGCCCGGCGGCATTATTGCAGACCCGGCCGACATTGCGATAGTCGGCCACCGGGTGGTGCACGGGGGCGAAACCTACGCGGCAGCCACGCGCATCACGGCCGCGGTGAAGGTCGAAATCAAGCGGCTGTTTGCGCTGGCCCCGCTGCACAATCCGGCCAACTATGTGGGCATTGAGGTGGCCGAGCGCGTGTTTGCGCAGGCCCGGCAAGTAGCGGTGTTCGATACGGCGTTTCACCAGACCCTGCCCGAACACGCGTTTCGCTACGCTCTGCCCACGGCCCTCTACACCGAGCAGCGCATCCGCAAGTACGGCTTTCACGGCACCAGCCACCAGTACGTGGCCGCGCAGGCTGCCGCTTACCTCCAAAAGCCCGATGCCCGGCTCATCACCATTCACCTGGGCAACGGGTGCAGCATGGCCGCCGTGCGGGGCGGGCAGTCACTAGATACAACCATGGGCTTCAGCCCGTTGGCGGGCCTGGTGATGGGCACCCGCTCGGGGGATATCGACCCTTCGGTGCTGCTGTACCTGCTGGGGCCGCTGGGCTACACCACGGAGCAAGTGAACACCCTGCTCAACAAGGAAAGCGGCATGCTGGGCCTGGCCGGCTCCAACGACATGCGCGACATCGGCGCGGCGCTGGCCGCCGGCGATGCTCGTGCCGCGCTGGCCTACGACGTATACGCCTACCGCATTCGTCAGTACATCGGGGCCTATGCAGCCGTACTCAACGGACTGGATGCCATTGTTTTCACGGCGGGCGTAGGCGAAAACGATGCGCTGGTTCGCACGCGGGTCTGTGAAAATATGGAGTTTTTCGGGCTCACCCTGGACGAGGATAAAAACCAGCAGCGCCTGCCCGGCCTACGGGAGTTGAACCGGCCGGAAAGCCGGGTAAAAATCCTGGTTATTCCAACGGCCGAAGAGTTGGAGATTGCGCGGCAATGCGCGGACCTGCTTAGCAGGTAG
- the pta gene encoding phosphate acetyltransferase, with product MTKAVFIAAAEPYSGKSLITLGLVNMLLGQTRQVGYFKPLIDYDPAQEPDPRLATISSYFKLPLPAADTYAYTRAEALALMETGAQGELIDTVIRRFKYWEDTCDFTVVEGSDFVGPGTAFEFDANVSIAKNLGVPVILVVSGQGKSTAQVVSAVLTTLRNFESREVPVLQVVANRIAPAQVADVQALLRDQLPAEVLLAIIPDYPNLLHPTMREIQAGLGGKLLFGEAGLGNQVDNYVIGAMQVPNFLNYLKENVLIVTPGDRGDIIVCALQADLSANYPKVAGIVLSTGTEPDEPVRLLLEGLPDTVPILAVATGTFETTTRVSAIRSRLTPDNPRKIQLAISTFDRYVDVSALREKLVSFQSEGLTPHMFQYRLLQWARRSRRHIVLPEGNDDRILRAAALLLHQNVVDLTILGDPATVAAAIKRLGLTMPPEHLRIIDPVNSALYAGYVETFYELRKDKGMNHDMARDLLRDVSYFGSMMVYMGDADGMVSGAVHTTQHTIRPALQFIKTKPGVSVVSSVFFMCLPDRVAVFGDCAVNPNPTAEQLAEIAISSADSSAVFGIEPRVAMLSYSSGTSGAGADVEKVRQATELVRQRRPDLKVEGPIQYDAAVDPLVGRLKLPDSEVAGQASVFIFPDLNTGNNTYKAVQRETGALAIGPVLQGLNKPVNDLSRGCTVDDVFNTVVITAIQSQQG from the coding sequence ATGACGAAAGCTGTTTTCATTGCCGCCGCCGAGCCCTACAGCGGAAAATCGCTGATTACGCTGGGGCTGGTAAATATGCTGCTGGGCCAAACGCGACAGGTGGGCTACTTTAAGCCGCTCATCGACTATGACCCCGCCCAGGAGCCCGACCCGCGCCTGGCCACCATCAGCAGCTACTTCAAGCTGCCGTTGCCCGCAGCCGATACCTATGCCTACACCCGCGCCGAGGCTCTGGCACTAATGGAAACCGGCGCGCAGGGCGAGCTGATTGACACCGTGATTCGCCGGTTTAAGTACTGGGAAGACACCTGTGATTTCACGGTGGTGGAGGGCAGCGACTTCGTGGGGCCGGGCACGGCGTTTGAGTTCGACGCCAACGTCTCGATTGCCAAAAACCTGGGCGTGCCCGTTATCCTGGTGGTGTCGGGGCAGGGCAAGAGCACGGCCCAGGTCGTGAGCGCCGTGCTCACCACGCTGCGCAACTTTGAGAGCCGCGAGGTGCCCGTGCTGCAAGTGGTGGCCAACCGCATTGCCCCGGCCCAGGTGGCCGATGTGCAGGCGCTGCTGCGCGACCAGCTGCCGGCCGAAGTGCTGCTCGCCATCATCCCCGACTACCCAAACCTGCTGCACCCGACCATGCGCGAAATCCAGGCTGGGCTGGGGGGCAAGCTGCTGTTTGGGGAGGCGGGCCTGGGCAACCAGGTCGATAACTACGTGATTGGGGCTATGCAGGTGCCCAACTTCCTCAACTACCTCAAGGAGAATGTGCTGATTGTGACGCCTGGCGACCGGGGCGACATCATCGTGTGCGCCCTGCAGGCGGATTTGTCGGCCAATTACCCCAAGGTGGCGGGCATTGTGCTCTCCACCGGCACGGAGCCCGACGAGCCCGTGCGGTTGCTGCTGGAGGGCCTGCCCGATACCGTACCCATTCTGGCCGTAGCCACTGGCACCTTCGAAACCACCACGCGGGTGAGCGCCATCCGCTCGCGCCTCACTCCCGACAATCCCCGGAAAATTCAGCTGGCTATCAGCACCTTCGACCGTTACGTGGACGTGTCGGCGCTGCGGGAAAAGCTGGTCAGCTTCCAGTCCGAGGGGCTCACGCCCCACATGTTCCAGTACCGGCTCCTGCAATGGGCCCGGCGCTCGCGCCGCCACATCGTGCTGCCCGAGGGCAACGACGACCGCATTCTGCGGGCCGCCGCCCTGCTGTTGCACCAGAACGTGGTGGACCTCACCATTCTGGGTGACCCGGCCACGGTGGCCGCCGCCATCAAGCGTCTGGGCCTCACCATGCCACCCGAGCACCTGCGCATCATCGACCCGGTGAACTCGGCCCTGTACGCCGGCTACGTGGAGACATTTTACGAGCTGCGCAAGGACAAGGGTATGAACCACGACATGGCCCGCGACCTGCTGCGCGACGTGTCGTACTTCGGCTCGATGATGGTGTATATGGGCGATGCCGACGGCATGGTTTCGGGGGCGGTGCACACCACGCAGCACACCATCCGGCCGGCGCTGCAGTTCATCAAAACCAAGCCCGGCGTGTCGGTGGTGTCGTCGGTATTTTTCATGTGCCTGCCCGACCGCGTGGCGGTGTTCGGCGACTGCGCCGTGAATCCCAACCCCACCGCCGAGCAGCTGGCCGAAATCGCCATTTCCTCGGCCGATAGCAGCGCGGTCTTTGGCATCGAGCCCCGGGTGGCCATGCTCTCGTATTCGTCGGGCACCTCCGGCGCGGGGGCTGATGTAGAGAAGGTGCGCCAAGCCACCGAGCTGGTGCGCCAGCGCCGCCCCGACCTGAAAGTGGAAGGCCCCATTCAGTACGACGCGGCCGTAGACCCGCTCGTGGGCCGCCTGAAACTACCCGATTCGGAAGTGGCCGGTCAGGCCAGCGTGTTCATCTTCCCCGATTTGAACACCGGCAACAACACCTACAAAGCCGTGCAGCGCGAAACCGGCGCGCTGGCCATTGGCCCGGTCCTGCAGGGCCTGAACAAGCCGGTGAACGACCTGAGCCGGGGCTGCACCGTGGACGATGTATTCAATACCGTTGTTATTACCGCCATTCAAAGCCAGCAGGGCTGA